A segment of the Deltaproteobacteria bacterium genome:
CGCGCCTCTTGCCGGTCGATGCGGCTTGTGGCCGTCATCGTTTTCATTTTAGAATTTTTACAGGCCGTGCTTGGTAATCAGTTCCTGCCAATAGGGGTCGGCCTTGAGCATCTCCAGGCCCTTGTTCAGCTTGTCCAAAAGATCAGTGTCTTCCTTGCGCACGGCGTATCCGAAACCCTCCCCCTTCATGCCGAAGGCGCCGAGAATCTTGACGG
Coding sequences within it:
- a CDS encoding transporter substrate-binding domain-containing protein, with the protein product VKILGAFGMKGEGFGYAVRKEDTDLLDKLNKGLEMLKADPYWQELITKHGL